In Bactrocera oleae isolate idBacOlea1 chromosome 3, idBacOlea1, whole genome shotgun sequence, a genomic segment contains:
- the LOC138856033 gene encoding uncharacterized protein produces MGVTGSSASARGPAGKRVTAANKLKSDRRLAAKILERYGDKQADQKSDQHASTLEWAKKVLSDVGDGKVGPSGPQTSIKRQRSQEGESSLSKKPRVGPAPMFSEIAKLASSVELGVYDRSRGDGAISHDEWKRVAAAISAVFMKVVRGSPGPPPRCESAGWNLGLHKLIRCADERSALLYKEAVARVGEVWKGARLVAVAKSDLPMRPRARVWLPAEPSTPAEIEEMLRYCNPSLPTQDWRVIRLERTEAPYRQALILLNKEFLAPLSVTKGAISYGFERVVLKTLPTEARADGPLPPAGVEESGKVLLSKMDVDPVLSDAVSTGGGSSSDGGSVFSLEHLFEEAGVDDMDDGAELALLERSLENEDPPN; encoded by the coding sequence ATGGGCGTCACGGGGTCCTCGGCGAGCGCTAGGGGCCCGGCGGGGAAGCGAGTGACTGCAGCTAATAAGCTGAAGTCTGATCGTCGACTGGCTGCCAAGATCTTGGAGCGCTACGGTGACAAGCAGGCTGACCAGAAATCTGACCAGCACGCTAGCACACTGGAGTGGGCCAAAAAGGTGCTGAGCGACGTGGGCGACGGTAAAGTGGGGCCGAGCGGGCCCCAAACCTCAATAAAGCGGCAAAgatcgcaggagggggaatcctccctcaGCAAAAAGCCTCGGGTCGGACCCGCAcctatgtttagcgaaatcgctaaactcgcaagctcagtggagcttggggtgtacgaccgaagcagaggagatggagccatctcccatgacgagtggaagcgggtagcggctgctatctccgctgttttcatgaaggtggtcaggggaagccctggaccaccccctagatgtgaaagcgCTGGGTGGAACCTCGGCCTTCACAAACTcattaggtgtgccgacgagcggtcggctctcctttacaaggaggcggtagccagggtaggggaggtatggaaaggagcaaggctcgtggcggtggccaaatcggatctcccgatgcggcctcgggctcgggtctggcttccggccgaaccttccaccccggccgaaattgaagagatgttgcggtactgcaacccatctctccccacccaagactggagggtgatcaggctggagaggaccgaggcaccatatcggcaagcgctgatactcctgaACAAGGAGTtcctcgctcctctcagtgtcacaaagggggccataagctatggcttcgagagagtcgttctcaagacgctcccaacagaagccagggcggatggcccgctgcctcctgcgggggtggaagagagtgggaaGGTTCTCCTCTCGAAAATGGACGTCGACCCTGTCCTCTCGGAcgcggtgagcacggggggcggatcgtcaaGTGATGgcggatccgtcttcagtctcgagcatctgttcgaggaggctggcgtcgacgatatggacgatggtgcggaactcgcactgctggagaggagtttggagaatgaagatcctccaaattaa
- the LOC118682498 gene encoding LOW QUALITY PROTEIN: uncharacterized protein (The sequence of the model RefSeq protein was modified relative to this genomic sequence to represent the inferred CDS: inserted 1 base in 1 codon) produces the protein MYLSRGYCLKFLARSHKIGFSSMRKIIYETCAAIWNELHTVYVVQPNQSELKNISESYYIKTGMPHCLGGIDGKHINIVCPRRSGSLFYNSKKTFNIVLMTACDSDHTFTFVDVGAVESQSYGGIFAKSAFGKMILRENIVLPPLDHLPSTNKDFQFFFVGGSAFPLKGNLMRPYPGRNLSPLKEHHNKNLSSARVYIENAFGILANRWRILHSNIHAAPKNIDKIVLATVVLXNYLMLDRSSGYFTEELVDHSENGAFVPGIWRQTTSQSPAFRISQANRSTAEAFASRDELAEYLFNN, from the exons atgtatttatctcGAGGATATTGTCTTAAATTTCTGGCAAGGTCTCACAAAATTGGATTTTCATCCATGAGGAAAATTATTTACGAAACTTGCGCTGCAATTTGGAATGAATTACACACAGTGTATGTTGTTCAACCAAACCAATCCGAATTGAAAAACATTTCTGAAAG ttattatataaaaaccgGAATGCCGCACTGCCTAGGTGGTATTGATGGCAAACATATTAACATAGTTTGCCCGAGACGTAGTGGTTcacttttttataattccaaaaaaacatTCAACATTGTTCTAATGACAGCTTGTGACTCCGACCATACATTTACTTTTGTTGATGTTGGGGCAGTAGAAAGTCAAAGCTATGGAGGAATTTTCGCCAAAAGTGCTTTTGGGAAAATgatattaagagaaaacatcGTATTGCCTCCTCTCGATCACCTTCCGA GTACAAATAAAGACTTCCAGTTTTTCTTTGTGGGGGGCAGTGCTTTTCCACTTAAGGGAAACCTTATGCGTCCATATCCTGGCCGCAACTTGTCTCCTCTGAAGGAACATCACAATAAAAACCTATCTTCCGCCAGAGTTTACATCGAAAATGCGTTTGGTATATTAGCGAATAGGTGGAGAATATTACATAGCAATATTCATGCAgcaccaaaaaatattgataaaatagtGTTAGCAACAGTTGTGC CTAATTATCTCATGCTAGATAGAAGCTCGGGATATTTTACTGAAGAGTTAGTGGACCATTCGGAAAATGGTGCTTTCGTTCCTGGAATTTGGAGGCAAACAACTTCGCAAAGTCCAGCTTTTCGAATTTCGCAAGCCAACCGTTCAACGGCGGAGGCGTTTGCATCGAGAGACGAATTGGCggagtatttatttaataattaa